The following is a genomic window from Homalodisca vitripennis isolate AUS2020 chromosome 5, UT_GWSS_2.1, whole genome shotgun sequence.
GAGTCAGGTACATACATAGTTGAGTCACACGTTAACTTGCTTTGTGTGAGTACTTGGTGTTGCGTAATCTGTATATGCACATTACCTCATTGTATTTGTTGAAATTCTCACCATATGTGTTCTGGTGTGTCCGTGGATATGTGGCTTCTCGTCTGGCCATGGTGGAGTACACATCGGTATCTCATTGGGCTACTTGCGGATTGGCTAGTTTGAGAAGTATGTGTATTTCTCAGGTGTTTAAGTATATGTAAGTAGATTCTTATTGTAGATTGAAAAGAGAGGGATTTGATGAGGAGGAGTAGTGGTTTGTGTTGTGGTGGAGGGGAGTTGTTGGGGATTTGGGTGATAGGTTCGGTACGTGTTTGTTGATTGGGTTGGCGGAGTGGGGAGGGGGTGGTGGGGGGATTTGAGGGGTGTGGGTTTGGGGGGTAGAGTATGTGGAGAGGGGGGTATAGGATGATTTGGGTAATTGGATGGGGTGAAAATATTGGGGCTGGGTGAGGGAGGTAGGGGTTGGGTGGTGAGGGGGGTTGATAGGTGCGGGGGGGGTGGGGTGTGGATGGGGTGGGTTGTTGGTTTGGGGGGAAAGGGTGTGTGGGTTGTGGTGGGAGGGGGTTGGGTGGTTATTGGGTTGACGAGTGGGAAGTTGGTAGGGGGGGGATAGGGTAGGATATGGCATGTAAGTGGAGAGGTAGGAGGTATTGGAGGAATTGGATACTACAAGCGGTGGTCGGGTGTGAAGTGGGGGGTTGTTGAATGTCTAACACACGGCACCTGGTTGATCAAGCTAAGCTTCATTATCTTTGtagtaataaaaacttattcCTTGACTATATTTCTCTCATTGAATATATCTAATTGGAATGTCTTGATCGCTTTGTGCGTGAGCTGTCTCGATTTTAGGAAGTGGTTGACTATCTGAAATCGTGCTAAAAAGCTTTATTGACTGTTTGTTTGATAGGATGCTGCACTGGCGGTTcgctggaaaaatgtcatttggttttagttagttttataaatttgtgacCAAAACACATTAACTGACAAGTGCAATCAAAGGAATGGTTCGCGATATTTTGATTGAAAGGATGAATAGATTCAGAAAATTTATGTTAGACACAGGCTGCAAACCTTTACAACATCGGGAGGGTAGCAGGCTAAGCAAAATTAAGCCTCaggtaatttaatttctattagtATAAATCCAATTATGTTGATAATAAATCAGAGAATGTAAAGCGTTCGATTGTATAATTAGGAAGGGATAATTGCTTATGTTGGCTGGTTTCCCAAAATAAAATGATCTCCAATATGTTgcaaaaataaattgcattaagGTACCAggtatgtttcattatttatatttgaagtttAATTCTATAGGCTCTTTAGTCGATCTATGTGAATAACTCTTTGCAGAAACTCTAACCTCACATCAGTATATTCTTAAAAATGACTTTCGAATTCATTGTATTCGAGAATATCAGCGAAATAAAATGGattcaattttaattcttttaaattttctttcatatgaaatttactaatttaattatgcACTGATTGGGCTTActgttttttgcaaatatttcatCATTCATATTACATAAACGTTTTTCTAATGTTAcactttatttgtaataaaattctctcaaaataattctttattaactCAGCTTTTTAATATCTCGACATATGTTCTTACACAAGGTTAGCAGCTGTTAGGGTAGGGTGCGGTATGGGGATTAACGCCAGGGGCGCTGGATGATAGGGGGTTCGCCGCCCATTGCTAGTATGTAGTTACACACTTGTCTCGTGAAGGGTGTGCGCCCGACTCCACATATGGGTACGTAGTGTCTTAAAACGTCCATGTTCACTCACATACCTATCACTCTCTTGTTagacaaaatgaattatatttaatttccacACTAATCTATGGTGGATGCTTAAATCCTACCactgatataacttttattatactgCCAATAATCAATTCATTGCTTCAAAATAGTATTGAAA
Proteins encoded in this region:
- the LOC124363412 gene encoding vegetative cell wall protein gp1-like translates to MPYPTLSPPYQLPTRQPNNHPTPSHHNPHTLSPQTNNPPHPHPTPPAPINPPHHPTPTSLTQPQYFHPIQLPKSSYTPLSTYSTPQTHTPQIPPPPPPHSANPINKHVPNLSPKSPTTPLHHNTNHYSSSSNPSLFNLQ